From a single Nymphaea colorata isolate Beijing-Zhang1983 chromosome 4, ASM883128v2, whole genome shotgun sequence genomic region:
- the LOC116252510 gene encoding remorin-like, with protein sequence MEGEKPKVEEVGGTAEPQPHAPVDVADEKAVVTAPPPAAEPDDTKALAIVEKVAEPAPPALEKDSGGSINRDAVLAKVESEKKVSLIKAWEENEKTKAENKFQKRLSDIGSWENAQKAALEAKLKSLEESYEKKKAACAEKMKNKVAIVHKSAEEKRAIAEAKKGEELLVAEEKAAKYRATGLTPKKLFGCFGS encoded by the exons ATGGAAGGGGAAAAGCCCAAGGTGGAAGAGGTCGGAGGGACGGCGGAGCCCCAGCCGCATGCTCCGGTGGACGTGGCGGACGAGAAGGCCGTCGTCACCGCGCCACCACCAGCCGCGGAGCCCGATGATACCAAGGCTCTGGCCATCGTTGAGA AGGTTGCAGAACCAGCTCCCCCTGCTCTAGAGAAAGATTCAGGAGGTTCTATTAACAGAG ATGCTGTTCTTGCAAAGGTTGAAAGTGAGAAGAAAGTGTCCCTGATCAAAGCATGGGAAGAGAATGAAAAGACAAAAGCTGAGAACAA GTTCCAGAAAAGGCTTTCAGATATTGGATCGTGGGAGAATGCACAGAAGGCTGCCCTGGAAGCTAAACTGAAAAGTTTGGAG GAAAGCTATGAAAAGAAGAAGGCTGCATGTgctgagaaaatgaagaacaaggTTGCAATAGTGCATAAGTCTGCGGAGGAGAAACGGGCAATAGCTGAGGCTAAAAAAGGTGAAGAGTTGCTTGTGGCTGAAGAGAAAGCTGCAAAATACCGAGCAACAGGTCTGACACCGAAAAAGCTCTTTGGTTGCTTTGGGAGCTAA
- the LOC116252509 gene encoding spermidine synthase-like, whose translation MAGAVNSSSDGSVAQNGINTIVQGWFSEMSPMWPGEAHSLKIEEIIFQGKSDYQDVIVFKSSTYGKVLVLDGVIQVTERDECAYQEMITHLPLCSIPNPRKVLVIGGGDGGVLREVARHTSVEQIDLCEIDSMVVEVSKKYFPSLAVGFEDPRVNLHIGDGVAFLKSVTEGTYDAVIVDSSDPIGPAEELFKKPFFELVARALRPGGVVCTQAESIWLHMHIIEDIVKNCRQIFKGSVNYAWTTVPTYPSGVIGFMLCSTEGPAVDFRHPVNPIDAQESQCDRPLKFYNSEIHSAAFCLPSFARKVIESSSK comes from the exons ATGGCTGGGGCAGTGAACTCGTCCTCTGATGGCTCTGTTGCCCAGAACGGCATCAACACCATCGTCCAGGGATGGTTCTCTGAAATGAGCCCCATGTGGCCAG GAGAAGCACATTCCTTAAAGATAGAGGAAATCATTTTCCAAGGGAAATCTGACTATCAGGACGTCATTGTGTTCAAG TCGTCAACATACGGGAAGGTACTTGTTTTGGATGGGGTGATCCAGGTGACTGAGAGAGACGAGTGTGCATACCAAGAAATGATAACGCACCTTCCACTCTGCTCCATTCCAAATCCTAGAAAG GTGTTGGTCATTGGGGGAGGTGATGGTGGTGTTCTAAGGGAAGTGGCGCGCCATACTTCTGTTGAACAAATTGATCTATGTGAAATTGACTCTATGGTTGTGGAA GTTTCCAAGAAATATTTCCCTAGCCTAGCTGTGGGATTCGAAGATCCTCGTGTTAATCTCCACATTGGTGATG GAGTTGCTTTCCTGAAATCCGTCACTGAGGGCACATATGATGCAGTTATTGTTGATTCTTCTGATCCTATAG GGCCTGCTGAAGAACTTTTCAAGAAGCCCTTCTTTGAATTGGTTGCTAGAGCACTTCGCCCAGGAGGAGTGGTGTGCACACAGGCAGAAAGTATTTGGCTGCACATGCACATAATAGAAGACATCGTCAAAAATTGCCGTCAGATATTCAAAGGCTCAGTCAACTATGCATGGACTACAGTACCAACATATCCGAG TGGTGTTATTGGGTTCATGCTCTGTTCAACTGAGGGTCCAGCTGTTGATTTTCGCCACCCTGTGAACCCTATTGATGCACAAGAAAGTCAATGCGATCGTCCTTTGAAATTTTACAACTCTGAG ATTCATTCGGCCGCTTTCTGCTTGCCATCTTTCGCAAGGAAAGTAATTGAGTCCAGCTCTAAGTAG